One genomic region from Reichenbachiella ulvae encodes:
- a CDS encoding LacI family DNA-binding transcriptional regulator, with the protein MKRSKEITIYDIATELNVSPSTVSRALKKHKSIGKETIKKVEKKASQLGYRPNVVAANLRNQKTHTIGVIISRVDRPFISTLIGGIESEAKKKGYHVIFAQSHDKVKLEIENANVLFNSRIDGLIVSLAMETKSYEHFKPFLDKEIPLVFVDRVTETLNTDLVVIDNTHSAYIATKHLIEQGCTRIAHFAGAQHRNVYRNRRTGYENALTEAGLPVDNSLILELKHLNSEEGYKAAEKILTGKNRPDGIFASNDTTAVSVIQCAKKLGIKVPEELAVVGFNNDPICTIIDPALSTIDHPAKQMGELAARQLLEHKSDPIIDSSSTIKLKTSLIQRASSTRKK; encoded by the coding sequence ATGAAAAGAAGCAAGGAGATCACTATATACGACATAGCCACCGAGCTAAACGTCTCCCCCTCCACCGTATCACGTGCACTTAAAAAACACAAAAGCATTGGGAAGGAAACCATCAAAAAGGTCGAGAAAAAAGCCTCTCAATTGGGATATAGGCCCAATGTGGTAGCTGCCAACCTGAGAAATCAAAAGACGCATACCATCGGAGTAATTATCTCCAGAGTGGATCGTCCGTTTATTTCTACCTTGATAGGCGGTATAGAATCAGAAGCTAAAAAGAAGGGCTACCATGTAATTTTCGCCCAATCGCATGACAAGGTGAAACTAGAAATTGAAAATGCCAATGTCCTTTTCAATTCAAGAATTGATGGTTTAATCGTCTCCCTGGCGATGGAAACCAAATCCTATGAGCATTTCAAACCTTTTCTTGACAAAGAAATTCCCTTGGTATTTGTAGACCGAGTCACAGAAACACTCAACACCGATCTCGTTGTTATCGACAATACCCATTCAGCCTATATCGCTACCAAACACCTAATAGAACAAGGTTGTACACGCATTGCTCATTTTGCCGGAGCTCAACATCGAAATGTATACAGAAACAGGCGTACAGGTTACGAAAACGCATTAACTGAAGCAGGACTCCCGGTAGACAATAGCCTCATATTGGAACTGAAGCATCTCAATTCTGAAGAAGGTTATAAAGCCGCAGAAAAAATATTAACTGGTAAAAATCGCCCTGATGGCATATTTGCATCTAATGACACGACAGCTGTGAGTGTTATCCAATGTGCCAAAAAGCTTGGTATCAAGGTTCCTGAGGAGCTTGCTGTTGTAGGGTTCAACAATGACCCTATCTGTACCATTATTGACCCTGCACTATCGACCATTGACCATCCTGCCAAGCAAATGGGGGAATTAGCCGCTAGACAACTTCTAGAGCACAAAAGTGACCCGATCATTGATTCGTCTAGTACGATTAAGCTCAAGACTAGCCTGATACAACGGGCGTCCAGCACCAGAAAGAAATAA